In the Chroococcidiopsis sp. SAG 2025 genome, one interval contains:
- the psb34 gene encoding photosystem II assembly protein Psb34, translating into MPYTTEEGGRLNNFAVEPKVYTAEPPSNAQKRNYVIGGVAGAVLVAALVFVAVAVSGAS; encoded by the coding sequence ATGCCCTATACCACCGAAGAAGGCGGTCGTTTAAATAACTTTGCTGTAGAACCCAAAGTTTACACGGCAGAACCACCAAGCAACGCTCAGAAGCGTAACTACGTTATTGGTGGTGTTGCAGGTGCAGTTTTGGTTGCAGCTTTAGTCTTTGTTGCAGTAGCTGTC